A genomic window from Maylandia zebra isolate NMK-2024a linkage group LG20, Mzebra_GT3a, whole genome shotgun sequence includes:
- the LOC101479498 gene encoding proteasomal ubiquitin receptor ADRM1 isoform X2, translating into MSSGALFPSMVSGSRASSSKYLVEFRAGKMNLKGNTVTPDKRKGLVYIQQSDDSLIHFCWKDRTAGNVDDDLIIFPDDCEFKRVTQCTTGRVYVLKFKAGSKRLFFWMQEPKTDKDDEYCRKVNEYLNNPPIPGASGSGGGGHELSALGGEGGLQNLLGNMSHNQLMQLMGPTGLGGLGLGALAGPGLANLLGGGGPVTSSSSSSSRSQSAAVTPSPGGGPRMSSSQAPAAPAAVPVTSAPSSTAATPSTPAPAQTPVAPASTGSPAPHQPIQLSDLQSILATMNVPAAGAQGSAVDLASVCTPEMMAPILSNAEVQQRLLPFLPSGESLPQSAEEIQNTLNSPQFQQSMSMFSSALASGQLGPLMSQFGLPPDAVDAANRGDVEAFARAMQGSREESKEKKDEEDMSLD; encoded by the exons ATGTCTTCGGGCGCTCTCTTCCCCAGCATGGTCAGCGGCTCCAGAGCAAGCTCCAGCAAGTACCTGGTGGAGTTTCGAGCAGGTAAAATGAACCTGAAGGGCAACACGGTGACCCCGGACAAACGGAAAGGGCTGGTCTACATCCAGCAGTCCGATGACTCTCTGATCCACTTCTGCTGGAAGGACCGGACCGCGGGGAACGTAGATGAT GACCTGATCATCTTCCCTGACGACTGTGAGTTTAAAAGGGTGACACAGTGCACCACCGGACGTGTCTACGTCCTGAAATTCAAGGCCGGGTCCAAGCGGCTCTTCTTCTGGATGCAG GAGCCAAAGACTGACAAAGATGACGAGTACTGCCGGAAGGTCAACGAGTACCTGAACAACCCTCCCATCCCCGGAGCATCCGGCAGCGGCGGCGGTGGCCACGAGTTGTCAGCgctgggaggagagggcggCCTGCAGAACCTGCTGGGAAACATGAGCCACAACCAGCTGATGCAGCTGATGGGACCCACGGGGCTCGGAGGTCTCG GCCTGGGAGCTCTAGCTGGACCGGGACTCGCCAACCTGCTGGGGGGCGGAGGACCTGTGACCAGCAGCTCCTCATCCAg TTCTCGAAGCCAATCAGCTGCAGTGACTCCTTCACCAGGCGGAGGTCCCAGAATGAGCTCCTCCCAGGCGCCCGCTGCCCCTGCCGCTGTTCCCGTCACCTCGGCTCCCTCCTCCACCGCTGCCACGCCCTCCACACCAG CCCCGGCTCAGACTCCCGTGGCCCCGGCCTCCACTGGAAGCCCCGCCCCTCACCAGCCCATCCAGCTCAGCGATCTTCAGAGCATCCTGGCCACCATGAATGTGCCGGCAGCAGGGGCTCAGGGCTCAGCAG TGGACCTGGCGAGCGTGTGCACCCCAGAGATGATGGCTCCCATTCTGAGCAACGCCGAGGTCCAGCAGAGGCTCCTCCCCTTTCTCCCCAGTGGGGAGAGTCTGCCGCAGAGCGCCGAGGAGATCCAGAACACCCTGAACTCTCCTCAGTTCCAGCAG TCCATGAGCATGTTCAGCAGTGCATTGGCCTCCGGGCAGCTCGGCCCCCTCATGAGTCAGTTTGGACTGCCACCCGATGCCGTGGACGCAGCCAACCGTGGAG aTGTGGAGGCGTTCGCTCGAGCCATGCAGGGCAGCAGAGAAGAGTCGAAGGAGAAGAAGGACGAGGAGGACATGAGTCTGGATTag
- the LOC101479498 gene encoding proteasomal ubiquitin receptor ADRM1-B isoform X1, whose protein sequence is MSSGALFPSMVSGSRASSSKYLVEFRAGKMNLKGNTVTPDKRKGLVYIQQSDDSLIHFCWKDRTAGNVDDDLIIFPDDCEFKRVTQCTTGRVYVLKFKAGSKRLFFWMQEPKTDKDDEYCRKVNEYLNNPPIPGASGSGGGGHELSALGGEGGLQNLLGNMSHNQLMQLMGPTGLGGLGGLGALAGPGLANLLGGGGPVTSSSSSSSRSQSAAVTPSPGGGPRMSSSQAPAAPAAVPVTSAPSSTAATPSTPAPAQTPVAPASTGSPAPHQPIQLSDLQSILATMNVPAAGAQGSAVDLASVCTPEMMAPILSNAEVQQRLLPFLPSGESLPQSAEEIQNTLNSPQFQQSMSMFSSALASGQLGPLMSQFGLPPDAVDAANRGDVEAFARAMQGSREESKEKKDEEDMSLD, encoded by the exons ATGTCTTCGGGCGCTCTCTTCCCCAGCATGGTCAGCGGCTCCAGAGCAAGCTCCAGCAAGTACCTGGTGGAGTTTCGAGCAGGTAAAATGAACCTGAAGGGCAACACGGTGACCCCGGACAAACGGAAAGGGCTGGTCTACATCCAGCAGTCCGATGACTCTCTGATCCACTTCTGCTGGAAGGACCGGACCGCGGGGAACGTAGATGAT GACCTGATCATCTTCCCTGACGACTGTGAGTTTAAAAGGGTGACACAGTGCACCACCGGACGTGTCTACGTCCTGAAATTCAAGGCCGGGTCCAAGCGGCTCTTCTTCTGGATGCAG GAGCCAAAGACTGACAAAGATGACGAGTACTGCCGGAAGGTCAACGAGTACCTGAACAACCCTCCCATCCCCGGAGCATCCGGCAGCGGCGGCGGTGGCCACGAGTTGTCAGCgctgggaggagagggcggCCTGCAGAACCTGCTGGGAAACATGAGCCACAACCAGCTGATGCAGCTGATGGGACCCACGGGGCTCGGAGGTCTCG GAGGCCTGGGAGCTCTAGCTGGACCGGGACTCGCCAACCTGCTGGGGGGCGGAGGACCTGTGACCAGCAGCTCCTCATCCAg TTCTCGAAGCCAATCAGCTGCAGTGACTCCTTCACCAGGCGGAGGTCCCAGAATGAGCTCCTCCCAGGCGCCCGCTGCCCCTGCCGCTGTTCCCGTCACCTCGGCTCCCTCCTCCACCGCTGCCACGCCCTCCACACCAG CCCCGGCTCAGACTCCCGTGGCCCCGGCCTCCACTGGAAGCCCCGCCCCTCACCAGCCCATCCAGCTCAGCGATCTTCAGAGCATCCTGGCCACCATGAATGTGCCGGCAGCAGGGGCTCAGGGCTCAGCAG TGGACCTGGCGAGCGTGTGCACCCCAGAGATGATGGCTCCCATTCTGAGCAACGCCGAGGTCCAGCAGAGGCTCCTCCCCTTTCTCCCCAGTGGGGAGAGTCTGCCGCAGAGCGCCGAGGAGATCCAGAACACCCTGAACTCTCCTCAGTTCCAGCAG TCCATGAGCATGTTCAGCAGTGCATTGGCCTCCGGGCAGCTCGGCCCCCTCATGAGTCAGTTTGGACTGCCACCCGATGCCGTGGACGCAGCCAACCGTGGAG aTGTGGAGGCGTTCGCTCGAGCCATGCAGGGCAGCAGAGAAGAGTCGAAGGAGAAGAAGGACGAGGAGGACATGAGTCTGGATTag